The following proteins come from a genomic window of Edaphobacter sp. 4G125:
- a CDS encoding radical SAM protein — translation MSFVLSPPIKRKMTLRRRLKAANRLAREVESVASAIASTDHPYMAQIVPMRRCNLACAYCNEYDDYSDPVPIDEMLGRIDDLGRLGTSVITISGGEPLLHPDLDQVIARIRRTGAIAGMITNGYLLMPERIQRLNQAGLDHMQISIDNIMPDDVSKKSLKVLDKKLQMLAEHADFHVNINSVVGGGVSNPDDARVISERALAMGFSTTIGIIHDGSGQLKPLGDSERKVWDTVRSMTRRSYTRFNQFQEAIANGQTNDWRCRAGGRYLYICENGLVHYCSQQRGFPGVPLSQYTTEDVKREFLTEKSCAPSCTISCVHQVSYIDHWRAPQNSGTVTPGSGHTHGQLVQIQ, via the coding sequence ATGTCTTTCGTCCTCAGCCCACCTATCAAGCGCAAGATGACTCTCCGCCGCCGGCTTAAAGCAGCGAACCGCCTGGCGCGTGAGGTCGAGTCTGTCGCTTCGGCCATCGCCTCGACGGACCACCCCTACATGGCGCAGATTGTGCCCATGCGGCGGTGTAATCTGGCCTGCGCTTATTGCAACGAGTACGACGACTACTCCGATCCGGTGCCGATTGATGAGATGCTGGGCCGCATCGATGATCTTGGCCGGCTGGGAACCAGTGTCATTACCATCTCGGGCGGCGAACCTCTGCTCCATCCCGATCTCGACCAGGTCATCGCGCGCATCCGCAGGACCGGAGCCATTGCGGGCATGATCACCAATGGCTATCTGCTCATGCCGGAGCGCATCCAGCGCCTGAACCAGGCCGGGCTCGATCACATGCAGATCTCGATCGACAACATCATGCCGGATGACGTCTCGAAGAAGAGCCTGAAGGTTCTGGATAAGAAGCTTCAGATGCTGGCGGAGCACGCCGACTTTCACGTCAACATCAACTCCGTCGTCGGTGGTGGTGTCTCCAATCCCGACGATGCTCGCGTGATCAGCGAACGCGCTTTGGCCATGGGTTTCAGCACGACCATCGGGATCATCCACGACGGCTCAGGCCAGCTCAAGCCTCTCGGTGATTCCGAGCGCAAGGTGTGGGACACCGTCCGCTCCATGACTCGTCGCAGCTACACTCGCTTCAATCAGTTCCAGGAAGCCATCGCCAACGGCCAGACCAACGACTGGCGCTGCCGCGCAGGCGGACGTTATCTCTACATCTGCGAGAATGGCCTCGTCCATTACTGCAGTCAGCAGCGCGGCTTCCCCGGCGTCCCGCTGTCCCAGTACACCACCGAGGACGTCAAGCGCGAGTTCCTTACCGAAAAGAGCTGTGCCCCCAGCTGCACCATCAGCTGTGTTCACCAGGTCAGCTATATCGATCACTGGCGCGCTCCACAGAATAGCGGTACGGTCACACCGGGTTCTGGTCACACACACGGTCAGCTCGTTCAGATTCAGTAG
- a CDS encoding class I SAM-dependent methyltransferase — MGLRRLAIAVLASILLSSHAFPQTATAPQETETPRQTSRPYTGDLSIFESPDRDKKLQIDRVMDLLDIKAGKNVADIGAGSGWFTVRASKRVGVTGAVIAEDINPLAIESIGKRIAKENLTNIRTVLGKPDDPMLPPGSVDAVLLLKVYHEIAQPLEFMKNLRPALRQGAKVGIIDRNGDGTNHGLDHQVVEKEMAEAGFRLSATYDFTKADGQDYFLIFVVK; from the coding sequence ATGGGCCTTCGGCGTCTCGCAATTGCTGTCCTGGCCTCAATCCTTCTCTCCAGCCATGCCTTCCCCCAAACTGCAACTGCGCCGCAGGAGACGGAGACGCCGCGCCAGACCAGCAGGCCCTATACGGGCGACCTCTCCATCTTCGAATCTCCAGACCGCGACAAGAAGCTCCAGATCGACCGCGTAATGGATCTTCTCGATATCAAAGCAGGAAAGAACGTCGCCGATATCGGTGCTGGGTCGGGCTGGTTCACGGTACGCGCCTCAAAACGGGTCGGAGTGACAGGAGCCGTGATTGCCGAAGACATCAATCCGCTGGCCATCGAATCCATTGGCAAGCGCATCGCCAAAGAGAATCTAACGAATATCCGCACGGTTCTCGGCAAACCGGACGATCCGATGCTCCCGCCGGGTAGCGTGGATGCCGTACTTCTGCTGAAGGTCTATCACGAGATCGCGCAGCCTCTGGAATTCATGAAAAACCTCCGACCCGCGCTCCGCCAGGGGGCAAAGGTCGGCATCATCGACAGGAATGGAGACGGGACCAATCACGGCCTCGACCACCAGGTTGTCGAAAAAGAGATGGCTGAGGCTGGATTCCGCCTGTCCGCGACCTACGACTTTACGAAGGCGGACGGACAGGATTACTTCCTGATCTTTGTGGTGAAGTAG
- a CDS encoding MarR family winged helix-turn-helix transcriptional regulator, translating to MTDTTQHEPDLSGIHLWLLLWKAARAVEAHSTRSIGRFQMGATDFGVLEALLHKGPLTISELRQKVLLTSGSMTTAVDRMETRGLVARSDDPKDRRTRIVGLTPEGRKLIECAFTQHSEEMEAALAGFSQQDRAQLLPLLRRLGRTAEATFHTAPQVTGVNGRRKE from the coding sequence ATGACAGACACGACCCAACACGAACCTGATCTGAGCGGTATCCACCTTTGGCTTTTACTCTGGAAAGCCGCACGAGCCGTCGAGGCACACTCGACGCGCAGTATAGGCCGATTTCAGATGGGAGCGACAGACTTCGGCGTACTCGAAGCTTTGCTCCATAAAGGACCGCTGACCATCAGTGAGCTACGGCAGAAGGTGCTGCTGACCAGTGGCTCGATGACAACGGCTGTCGATCGGATGGAGACGCGCGGCCTGGTAGCGCGATCAGACGATCCAAAAGACCGTCGCACCCGCATCGTCGGACTTACGCCCGAAGGACGGAAGCTCATCGAGTGTGCCTTCACACAGCACAGCGAAGAGATGGAGGCAGCCCTGGCTGGTTTCAGTCAACAGGATCGTGCGCAGCTCTTGCCTTTGCTGCGGCGGCTGGGTCGTACTGCCGAAGCAACTTTTCACACAGCACCGCAAGTAACAGGCGTCAACGGACGCCGAAAGGAGTAA
- a CDS encoding pirin family protein, whose protein sequence is MATTTTTQKKVLGTYGAGSNHWVGDGFPVRNLFPSNGVQLEVSPFLMLDYAGPQYFKPAPKPRGVGEHPHRGFETVTIAYQGSVAHRDSSGNSGTIYPGDVQWMTAASGVLHEELHEAEFTKNGGTFEMIQLWVNLPAKDKMSKPGYQALTKEQIPTVNFPTGGHARVIAGSLNGTSGPAKTFTSLNVWDVILKAGEKVELTVPEGHNTAVVLRKGDAIVNGTATLTGEARIATLGREGDTVTIEATADSELVLLSGEPINEPIASYGPFVMNTREEIVQAVEDFKSGRFGNL, encoded by the coding sequence ATGGCCACCACAACCACCACGCAGAAAAAAGTCCTCGGAACCTATGGGGCGGGTTCGAACCACTGGGTCGGCGACGGCTTCCCCGTCCGTAACCTCTTTCCCTCGAATGGAGTGCAGCTTGAGGTTTCGCCGTTCCTGATGCTCGATTATGCCGGACCGCAGTACTTCAAACCGGCGCCGAAGCCACGCGGAGTCGGCGAACACCCGCACCGTGGTTTTGAGACCGTGACCATCGCGTATCAGGGTTCAGTGGCGCATCGCGACTCCTCTGGAAACTCCGGCACGATCTATCCCGGCGACGTTCAGTGGATGACCGCTGCCTCCGGAGTTCTGCACGAGGAGCTGCACGAGGCCGAGTTTACGAAGAACGGGGGGACCTTCGAGATGATCCAGTTGTGGGTGAATCTGCCCGCGAAGGACAAGATGTCGAAGCCCGGGTATCAAGCCCTCACCAAGGAACAGATCCCTACGGTGAACTTCCCGACCGGCGGACATGCTCGCGTAATCGCAGGCTCACTCAACGGAACCAGCGGACCAGCAAAGACCTTTACTTCGCTCAACGTCTGGGACGTCATCCTGAAGGCTGGCGAAAAGGTTGAGCTCACTGTCCCCGAGGGACACAACACTGCAGTCGTACTTCGCAAAGGAGACGCCATAGTAAACGGAACCGCTACACTGACCGGCGAGGCTCGCATCGCGACCCTCGGCCGCGAAGGCGACACCGTCACGATCGAAGCCACTGCCGATTCCGAGCTTGTGCTGCTGAGCGGTGAACCGATCAACGAGCCCATCGCCAGCTATGGTCCCTTCGTAATGAACACTCGAGAAGAGATTGTTCAGGCCGTCGAGGACTTCAAGTCAGGCCGCTTTGGCAACCTGTAA
- a CDS encoding nuclear transport factor 2 family protein — MSSISTLLIRNLHDVFGENDPVRRRAAIDEIYAEDSVFYDPNNGVYRGRDEIDRVAGAIKATHPDFQYQPIAEPEESGDGGRVSWVSGRPGEAPAYAGTDFIIARDGRIAAVYLFFDKLP, encoded by the coding sequence ATGTCATCCATATCGACCTTGTTGATCCGCAATCTTCATGATGTCTTTGGTGAAAACGATCCCGTGCGCAGGCGCGCTGCGATCGACGAGATCTACGCCGAAGATTCCGTATTCTACGACCCGAATAACGGGGTCTATCGAGGGCGTGACGAGATCGACCGTGTCGCAGGTGCGATCAAGGCGACTCATCCCGACTTTCAATATCAGCCCATTGCCGAACCCGAAGAATCGGGCGATGGCGGTCGCGTCTCATGGGTATCGGGCCGACCCGGTGAAGCACCAGCTTACGCAGGGACCGACTTCATCATTGCGCGGGACGGTCGAATTGCAGCCGTGTATCTCTTTTTCGACAAGCTACCCTAA
- a CDS encoding NAD-dependent epimerase/dehydratase family protein translates to MAKIALFGAAGAIGRSLADALQQRGEGYRVVGRDRARLEKTFGGFGVEIATWNLDDPASVREAARGIDTLIYLVGVPYNHFELHPQVMQKTLDGAIAENVRRILLIGTVYPYGTPVTAKVTEEHPRNPTTFKGKMRKEQEDLLLAADAAGKIEGVVLRLPDFYGPGVEASFLDGAFKAAVSGGTADMVGPIDTPHEFVFVPDVGPVALDLAAKPEARGHWWNLAGAGITSQRKMAEMAFALTGKPMKIRVAGKTMLRVIGLFKPFMRELVEMHYLQTNPVLLDDTALTTLLGTVKKTPYEDGVRQCVEYLSMQKK, encoded by the coding sequence ATGGCAAAGATTGCCCTGTTTGGAGCTGCGGGCGCAATTGGCCGCAGTCTGGCTGACGCATTGCAACAACGTGGTGAGGGTTATCGCGTAGTGGGTCGCGATCGAGCACGTCTGGAGAAGACCTTTGGCGGCTTTGGCGTAGAGATCGCAACCTGGAATCTGGATGATCCAGCATCGGTTCGCGAAGCGGCACGCGGAATCGATACCCTGATCTACCTTGTCGGTGTGCCTTATAACCACTTCGAGCTGCATCCGCAGGTAATGCAAAAAACACTGGATGGAGCAATTGCGGAAAATGTGCGCCGCATCTTGTTGATCGGTACAGTCTATCCCTATGGAACACCTGTAACCGCAAAGGTTACAGAAGAGCATCCGCGCAATCCAACAACTTTCAAAGGCAAGATGCGTAAGGAGCAGGAAGACCTGCTGCTTGCTGCCGATGCTGCCGGAAAGATCGAGGGAGTGGTGTTGCGGCTTCCGGATTTCTATGGACCGGGTGTAGAGGCCAGCTTTCTCGATGGAGCCTTCAAGGCAGCAGTTTCAGGAGGAACCGCCGACATGGTGGGACCGATCGATACGCCGCACGAGTTTGTCTTCGTGCCCGATGTGGGTCCGGTTGCTCTCGATCTGGCTGCAAAACCAGAAGCACGAGGCCACTGGTGGAATCTTGCCGGGGCAGGGATCACGAGTCAACGCAAGATGGCCGAGATGGCCTTCGCGCTAACGGGAAAGCCGATGAAGATTCGTGTAGCAGGCAAGACCATGCTGCGTGTAATTGGACTCTTCAAGCCATTTATGCGCGAACTGGTGGAGATGCATTACCTGCAAACGAATCCTGTGCTGCTGGATGATACAGCTCTGACGACGCTGCTTGGCACGGTAAAGAAGACTCCGTATGAAGACGGAGTGAGGCAGTGTGTGGAGTATCTCTCCATGCAGAAGAAGTAA
- a CDS encoding ABC transporter permease: MKLRRGRKDDIDEEIATHLAMAAADREEQGESPDEARRAAAREFGNPLLVREVTRDMWGWEWFDRLMQDLRYAWRQIRRSPGFSFMVVTTLAIGLGATAAMFTIVNRVLLQVLPYSDPQRLASIQESGRRGDRDQTPWPDIEQWQIRTRSFEDIGFYRGNGRSFLEGDTVAEQIDHYQVSTNLFSVLGVSPAIGRGFTDSKDQRFAHAGDENTIVLSDAVWRDAFGARKDILGKIVRISGDPYTVVGVMPRVVAFPWRTSFPQVWSAARFQKSDDTRIDPVRAYIAIARMKRGVRISEAMTEMKVIQADVAKLYTDPYSRDLVTSATVTPYGDSLVKPEVRHALLALFGASGVLWLIACINVTGLLLARATVRQREIAIRGALGASRGRLVRQLMMEGFLLSAGGSLLGLGLAIGLLKIFAHGLATQLSIKSVMPDGRVILVLLVLTIGSAVLSAMWPAWSSARASIEPALRQGSGQAGHTRDQHRLRSLLVVTQIAMSLVLLVSCGLLLRTIYALRHAPLGFRTDHILVGSMAIPSYRFTGEDLGSKLYTPLLERVKALPGVESATLMTEVPLGHTFNVTFSFGGEGNSADAVRKRDFRATLRVVGPDAQKVFGFSMFKGRFFNGRDTAGSQPVVVVNRAFVKEFSLTNDPDKVIGEHLINLEKGKPAIVVGVLDDTRQVSVAKQSQPEIEIYLPQLTPVSTFYKMAEGIAMDLVVRTERPSSSIVPEIKELMRKASPELANTTFTSMDQIVEDSYGNQQLIARLLVVFGCAALLLCLSGLYGLLAQLVTQRTREIGVRMALGADRGAVLWLVMRQAGRMLIAGALIGLALVYFSGRLVSGFLYGVTAYDAWTLTSISALLLASGLVAAYLPARRAAAVDPMEALRAE, encoded by the coding sequence GTGAAGCTCCGGCGTGGCAGAAAGGACGACATCGACGAAGAGATTGCGACGCATCTGGCGATGGCTGCGGCAGACCGGGAAGAACAAGGAGAGTCGCCCGACGAGGCGCGTCGTGCGGCGGCACGAGAGTTTGGTAATCCACTGTTGGTCCGTGAAGTGACGCGTGACATGTGGGGATGGGAGTGGTTCGATCGCCTGATGCAGGATCTGCGATATGCCTGGCGTCAGATACGGCGGTCGCCAGGATTTTCGTTCATGGTTGTTACGACGCTTGCCATCGGACTTGGCGCAACGGCAGCCATGTTTACGATCGTTAATCGCGTTCTTCTGCAGGTCCTGCCTTACTCCGATCCGCAGAGGCTGGCCTCTATCCAGGAGTCCGGCCGACGCGGCGACCGAGACCAGACACCGTGGCCAGACATTGAACAGTGGCAGATCAGGACGCGGTCTTTCGAGGACATCGGTTTTTATCGTGGGAATGGCCGCTCCTTTCTTGAAGGCGATACTGTAGCGGAGCAGATCGATCATTATCAGGTCAGCACAAACTTGTTTTCTGTCCTTGGAGTCAGCCCTGCAATTGGCCGCGGCTTTACCGATAGCAAAGACCAGCGTTTTGCCCATGCCGGTGATGAGAACACGATTGTGTTGAGCGATGCGGTGTGGCGCGATGCCTTCGGAGCAAGGAAAGATATCCTTGGCAAGATCGTCCGGATCAGCGGCGACCCCTACACGGTGGTGGGAGTGATGCCTCGTGTCGTTGCTTTCCCTTGGCGCACATCCTTTCCTCAGGTTTGGAGCGCAGCGCGCTTCCAGAAATCGGACGATACTCGCATCGATCCCGTGAGAGCCTATATTGCAATTGCCCGGATGAAGCGCGGCGTCCGCATCTCCGAGGCCATGACCGAGATGAAGGTGATTCAGGCCGATGTGGCGAAGCTCTATACCGATCCCTATTCGAGAGATCTTGTGACTTCGGCCACGGTAACTCCTTACGGGGATTCGCTGGTTAAGCCTGAGGTTAGACATGCTCTGCTGGCGTTGTTTGGTGCTTCGGGCGTGTTGTGGCTTATCGCCTGCATCAACGTAACTGGCCTATTGCTGGCTCGCGCCACTGTTCGTCAGCGCGAGATCGCGATCCGCGGCGCACTGGGAGCGAGTCGTGGACGCCTCGTGCGCCAGCTGATGATGGAAGGGTTTTTGCTGAGCGCGGGAGGATCATTATTGGGATTGGGTCTGGCCATCGGCCTGCTGAAGATCTTTGCTCATGGTCTGGCAACACAACTCAGTATCAAAAGCGTGATGCCGGATGGAAGAGTGATTCTGGTCCTGCTCGTCCTAACGATTGGGAGCGCAGTTCTCTCTGCGATGTGGCCTGCATGGTCAAGTGCACGAGCGTCGATTGAGCCGGCTTTGCGTCAGGGAAGCGGACAGGCCGGCCACACCCGCGACCAGCACAGGCTTCGTTCCCTGCTGGTCGTAACCCAGATCGCAATGTCGCTGGTGCTGCTCGTCTCCTGCGGCCTTTTGCTGCGGACCATCTACGCTCTACGCCATGCCCCGCTTGGCTTCAGGACGGATCACATCCTCGTGGGAAGCATGGCGATTCCCTCGTACCGCTTTACCGGAGAGGACCTCGGGAGCAAGCTCTATACTCCACTACTGGAGCGCGTAAAGGCTCTACCCGGGGTGGAGAGTGCAACTCTTATGACAGAGGTTCCATTGGGGCACACTTTTAATGTCACCTTTTCCTTCGGTGGAGAGGGTAACAGCGCCGATGCTGTAAGGAAGCGTGATTTCAGAGCTACGCTCCGCGTTGTTGGGCCGGATGCACAGAAAGTGTTTGGCTTCAGCATGTTCAAAGGAAGATTTTTTAATGGAAGAGATACGGCAGGCTCCCAACCTGTTGTCGTCGTAAACCGAGCTTTCGTCAAGGAGTTTTCCCTGACGAATGACCCAGATAAAGTCATAGGCGAACATCTGATCAATCTCGAAAAGGGCAAGCCTGCCATTGTAGTGGGCGTGCTCGACGATACGCGGCAGGTTTCAGTAGCAAAGCAGTCTCAACCCGAGATCGAGATTTATCTTCCGCAACTGACTCCGGTAAGTACCTTTTACAAGATGGCAGAGGGCATCGCGATGGACCTTGTGGTGCGCACGGAACGGCCTTCGTCGTCGATCGTGCCGGAGATCAAAGAGTTGATGCGCAAGGCGAGTCCCGAGCTGGCGAACACTACCTTTACCAGCATGGATCAGATTGTTGAAGACTCCTATGGCAATCAACAGTTGATCGCGCGCCTTCTTGTCGTCTTCGGATGTGCAGCCCTGCTGCTGTGCCTCTCAGGGCTTTACGGTTTGCTGGCCCAGTTGGTTACCCAACGTACCCGCGAGATCGGCGTGAGGATGGCGTTGGGCGCCGACCGCGGAGCGGTACTCTGGCTGGTGATGCGTCAGGCCGGTCGCATGTTGATTGCAGGAGCTCTGATCGGGCTTGCGTTGGTCTACTTTAGCGGAAGGCTCGTCAGTGGTTTTCTTTATGGGGTAACTGCCTATGATGCCTGGACTTTAACCTCAATTTCCGCGCTATTACTGGCAAGCGGTCTGGTCGCGGCCTATCTCCCTGCCCGGCGAGCGGCAGCCGTCGATCCGATGGAGGCTCTTCGGGCTGAGTAA
- a CDS encoding PadR family transcriptional regulator, translating to MARKDTYQNRIELLQGTLDMLILKTLQWGPQHGYGIVQALRTRSGEVLQVETGSLYPALHRLERQGWVSSEWKQTESNQRARFYQITAAGKSQLASDHSRWQQMVEAIAAVMQGSPAGGEE from the coding sequence ATGGCGCGGAAGGACACCTACCAGAACAGAATCGAACTGTTGCAGGGGACGCTCGACATGCTGATCCTCAAGACTCTGCAATGGGGTCCGCAGCATGGCTATGGCATCGTGCAGGCTCTGCGTACGCGATCGGGAGAAGTTCTACAGGTGGAGACCGGCTCACTCTATCCGGCGTTGCACCGGCTGGAACGGCAGGGCTGGGTGAGTTCAGAGTGGAAACAGACCGAGAGCAATCAGCGGGCGCGTTTTTACCAGATCACGGCGGCCGGTAAGAGTCAGCTTGCATCGGATCACAGCCGTTGGCAGCAGATGGTGGAAGCGATTGCGGCCGTGATGCAGGGTTCTCCCGCTGGAGGTGAGGAGTGA
- a CDS encoding ATP-binding cassette domain-containing protein: MQYIQCMASDALLKIENLSISFGQHKAVERISFQIQEGETLGLVGESGSGKSATSLAILRLLPPTATVTGYLGFDSYDLLALSEPEMRRRRGREIAMIFQEPMTALNPVMPVGTQIAEAVQAHHPELSRHQVRDKVLEAMHEVALPEPERRVRDYPHQFSGGQRQRILIAMAIVNRPRLLIADEPTTALDVTVQAQILVLLNRLRKTHHLSMLFISHDLAVVSQVADRVAVMQHGHIVEQASATQLFHAPEHPYTKRLLASAPTMQTDRSQPLATLS, translated from the coding sequence ATGCAATACATTCAATGCATGGCCTCCGATGCACTTCTGAAGATCGAGAACCTGTCTATCTCCTTTGGACAACACAAAGCCGTCGAGAGGATCTCTTTCCAGATTCAGGAAGGCGAGACATTGGGGCTGGTCGGAGAATCGGGCTCGGGAAAATCGGCGACCTCTCTGGCCATTCTTCGCCTGCTTCCTCCCACGGCAACAGTAACTGGCTATCTCGGTTTTGATAGTTATGATCTCCTCGCCCTCTCCGAGCCGGAGATGCGGCGTCGACGCGGCCGGGAGATCGCCATGATCTTCCAGGAACCCATGACCGCTCTCAATCCTGTCATGCCGGTGGGAACGCAGATTGCCGAAGCGGTACAAGCACATCACCCGGAGCTCTCGCGTCATCAGGTGCGCGACAAGGTGCTGGAGGCCATGCACGAGGTGGCTCTTCCTGAGCCCGAGCGCCGGGTGCGCGACTATCCGCACCAGTTCTCCGGCGGGCAGCGGCAGCGCATCCTGATTGCAATGGCCATCGTGAACCGTCCCCGGCTTCTCATCGCCGATGAGCCGACGACGGCTCTGGATGTGACGGTGCAAGCGCAGATCCTTGTACTGCTCAACCGCCTCCGCAAAACACATCATCTGTCGATGCTCTTTATCTCTCATGATCTTGCCGTGGTCAGTCAGGTGGCAGATCGGGTTGCGGTAATGCAACACGGCCATATTGTGGAGCAGGCTTCGGCGACTCAGCTCTTTCACGCGCCAGAGCA